The nucleotide window TcgcctgttcatagagaaggaaaggagagagtgcaaaatgtagtgttatagtcatagctagggtgtagagaaagatcaacttaaggcaaggtaggtccattcaaaagtctgacagcagcagggaataagctgttcttgagtcggttggtacgtgacctcagacttttgtatctttttcccgatggaaaaaggtggaagagagaatgtccggggtgcgtggggtccttaattatgctggctgctttgccgaggcagcgggaagtgtagacagagtcaatggatgggaggctggtttgcgtgatggattgggcttcgttcatgattctttgtagtttcttgcggtcttgggcagagcaggagccataccaagctgtgatacaaccagaaagaatgctttctatggtgcatctgtaaaagttgatgagagtcatagctgacatgccaaatttccttagtcttctgagaaagtagaggcgttggtgtcggcatggggggaccaggacaggttgttggtgatctggacacctagaaacttgaagctctcgaccatttccactttgtccccattgatatagacaggggcatgttctctacaatgcttcctgaagtcgatgactatctcctttgttttgttgacattgcgtTGTGGTGGGGATGGAGGGTTTCAAACCCTGGTTCAGCCGCAGCTGCAGTATTGTGTCTGGTTCTGGGAGCTgcacctcaggaaggatgtgaagatattggagagagggcaggaaagattgacaaggatggttccagggacgaggaacttcagttactgggagagagattggagaggttgcgaCTGCTCTCTTTCGAGAagcgaaggttgagaggagatttgatcgagatgttcaaaaccaCGGGGGGGTCGGGACAGAGCcgctggggagaaactgttcccattgaggAGAGGATCGGGAAGGGAGGGCACAGATTGAACAcaactggcaaaagaagcagaggtGATCTGAAGGAAATCTTTATcgcacagtgagtggtttggggTCTGGAGTGCGCTGTCTGAGAATGTAGTGGAGGCAACTTCAATccaggctttcaaaagggaattagatgacCATCTGAAGAGGAAGAACTTGCAGGGCTGCAGGACAGCGGGACTCAGAGTTGCTCCTGTAGAGAGCTAGTATAGATGGtacaggcagaatggcctcttcctgtgctgaaaTCATTCTGTGACAGGATAAACTCATTGGAAAGCTTGAATAACTTTCATAGGAGCAGACATTCCACTCCCCAGTTcacagggtgggaggggggccaaGGTGTGAAGGGACAAATGGATCCGACTCCAGCCCAGAATGGGTTTGTTCAGAGATTTTCACTGGGAGACCTGTGCACGGTTAGAGCCCCCACTCTGCAGAAAGCGCAGAGGAGAGTTACAAGGATAATCTCTAAACTGAGAGCTTCTCACTCTGAGGACGGGCTGGACAGGCTGATGATGGGGAACGCGGGGAGGCCATGGGGGACTGAGAGGGAACCTCAGGAAAGTCTTTGGGAAGAAGCAAGGTTGTGGTGGAGAAGATATCTCCAAGTGTTGAGTGTTAAGTCTGAGGCTTGCGGGGAAGTAGCTCCAAAGGCAAGCACAAGGAACAATAGTGTTTATTGAAGAACTGTCCTCCTCGTAcacccgccacccccaccaccactccccccaccccaccgccccccccaccccaccgcccccccccctcgctcccacggggaatggggagaatgtgggactcgctccctcgGGGAGTGGCTGAGGTGAATAGTGTCGGTCTATTTAAGGGGgaaactggataaacacatgagggagaaaggaatagaaggatagggggagatgaagagggggagggaggaggaggtgcgtCTGGAACATCAACACTAGCATGGagctgttgggccgaatggcctgtgtctgtgctgtaaACTGAGTTGAATTCAGTGTAATTTTGTTGAGGGCAGGTTTGAGTTGAGGGGTTGCCCAGGAACATTGAAAGTAAACGGCTCTGCGGAACCTATTTCCTGTCTATCAGAGCTCCACCTTCTGTCCCTGTGACAGGATGTCCTGGTCAACCTTCTCCAGCTGCTGGTACCAGCGGTGATGGGCAAGGAGGGCAATGTTTTTGGCGGAGATGGCCATCAGCTCCATGGTGCTGGCTGCCCACTCCATGGCACTGAGGTGGtaaaggtggtggtggaggacGAAGGGCGGGATCTTGTCGCTGGGGCTGTAGCGGGGGTGCCCCGCAAACCAGCGGGCTTGGCGCACggcctggggggaggggaagaggtggCTCAGTTCCCCCTGGGCCAGAGACTCCGGGGACAGCAGCTTCCAGACACGGGCGCAGGTGGCAGCCGGCTGGTCGTCTGGCGCCGGCCTGACGGGCGCAGCGACACTGGCAGCCAAGATGAGGTCGTCGGAGTGTGCGGTGGTGCTAACCAGAGTGGGACGGAAAGGTTCGGAGCGTTGCTGCCCAAAGTAGGAAGCGTTTAAACATCCTGCCACCAATGTGACCACCTGCTGTTGGTATGGGCCAGCGTGGAGGCTGATTGGCTGCCCGGTGTGGTGGAAGTGGATTGGTGGTTGGCCAGGGTAGGTGGGAGCCGCCAGAACGACAATGTCATAAGCACTGTATCCAGAATCTGAACCCTCCGTGTAATTCACTTCGTACAGAGACACGTAACGACCTGCAAATAAAACACAGCATCTCGAGATTAGaacacacaaatacatttctgatTCTGCGTCATCCACTAGCTGTATCTTTAATCCAGTCAGACAATCCCAAAGTGTTCCACAGAACAGCGGAGCACTGTAACAACAATCTATTCcagtacacactgggacacaggactGGAAGCCTGGTCAACTAGGTAGGAGATAAGGACTgcccaaacagagagagagacagagagagagagagacagagagggagagagagacagagacagagagagagagagagagagacagagacagagacagagagacagagacagagagagggagacagagagagagagacagagagagagacagacagagcgggagagagagagacagagagagagagagagagacagagacagaggcagagagagagacagagacagagagacagagacagagacagagagacagagacagagagagagagacaaagagagagacagacagagagggagagagagagacagagagagagagagagagacagagacagagacagagagagagagagacagagagagagagagacagagagagagagacagagagagagagacagacggagagacagacggagagacagacagagagacagacggagagacagacggagagacagacggagagacagacagagagagggagacagacagagagagggagacagacagagagagggagacagacagagagagggagacagacagagagagggagacagacagagagagggagacagacagagagagggagacagacagagagagggagacagacagagagagggagacagacagagagagggagacagacagagagagggagacagacagagagagggagacagacagagagagggagacagacagagagagggagacagacagagagagggagacagacacagagagggagacagacacagagagagacagacacagagagagagacagagagggagagagagagagaaagacagagagggagagagagagagaaagacagagagagagagagagaaagacagagagggagagagagagaaagacagagaggggagggagagacagagagggggagagagagacaaagagagagacggacagagagagagagacggacagaaagagagagagacagacagaaagggagagagacagacagaaagggagagagacagacagaaagggagagatacggacagaaagagagagagacggacagaaagagagagagacggacagaaagagagagagacagacagagagggacagacagacagagagggacagacagacagagagggacagacagacagagagggacagacagacagagagggatggacagagagggagacagagagggagacagagagggagacagagagggaggcagagagggagacagagagggaggcagagagggaggcagagagggagacagagagggtttGGGTTTAGTGAGGGAATATCAGAGTGAAGGGTCCAGGCAGCTGGAGACACATCCACCAGGATGTTACCCCAGGTTCCAGGCTTACTGTGGATACAGGCACCTTCGATGATGTTGGAAACACAGCAGTGAAGCTGTGCATAGTAAGATCCCAGACACAGTATTGACCCCACTCAGCAGTGTGGGCTGAGGGGATTGatactggccaggacaccagggacaaATCCTTCACTCTGCTTCAAGGAGTGCGGAGAGATCTTTCACAGCAGCCTCATGGGAGACATGGGTCTTCATCTGAAAATTGGCacttctgacagtgtgacactgaccctctgacagtgcggcactccctcagcactgaccctctgacagtgcggcactccctcagcactgaccctctgacagtgcggcattccctcagcactgaccctctgacagtgcggcattccctcagcactgaccctctgacagtgtggcactccctcagcactgaccctctgacagtgcggcactccctcagcactgaccctctgacagtgcggcattccctcagcactgaccctctgacagtgcggcattccctcagcactgaccctctgacagtgcggcactccctcagtactgaccctctgacagtgcggcactccctcagcactgaccctctgacagtgcagcactccctcagtactgaccctctgacagtgcagcactccctcagcactgaccctctgacagtgcggcactccctcagtactgaccctctgacagtgcaatgcTCCattagaactgaccctctgacagtgctgcactccctcagcactgaccctctgacagtgcggcactccctcagcactgaccctctgacagtgcggcactccctcagtactgaccctctgacagtgcggcactccctcagtactgaccctctgacagtgcggcactccctcagcactgaccctctgacagtgcggcactccctcagcactgaccctctgacagtgcgacactccctcagcactgaccctcagccTTTGAGACTCACCAGTGCGTTGAGGCCTCTTCCTGGTGTATATGGCGGTGACCTTTCCTTTGATAAGGTTAACTTTAGCGGAGTACAGCAATCCGGAACAAACCAGTCTGTTCCCTCCCTCGACAGTCCAAAGGTCAGGGTCAGCCCCCAGAAGCGATATCAGGCCTATAGCGGAGAGAGGGACATGATTGGCATCTGTTGTGGGGTTTAAGGTGCC belongs to Mustelus asterias chromosome 22, sMusAst1.hap1.1, whole genome shotgun sequence and includes:
- the LOC144509728 gene encoding LOW QUALITY PROTEIN: prenylcysteine oxidase 1-like (The sequence of the model RefSeq protein was modified relative to this genomic sequence to represent the inferred CDS: inserted 1 base in 1 codon): MLAACVVAVPVPRSFSGCAKVATLQDAAFPLAAVGPALKNISLPLAAAVPIVHSRTAAANSGKVVGVTDKDVSPLGDYPGIPFLLYFGEYLSFHLSTMDAGVTSSQAEKRYTECAVRGLYQFQSGGYSFTSMEKLLHAVGGDELVQMSRHSIGEALQKAGIGQRFLNEVVTPXLRLSSGQSVNINAFVGLISLLGADPDLWTVEGGNRLVCSGLLYSAKVNLIKGKVTAIYTRKRPQRTGRYVSLYEVNYTEGSDSGYSAYDIVVLAAPTYPGQPPIHFHHTGQPISLHAGPYQQQVVTLVAGCLNASYFGQQRSEPFRPTLVSTTAHSDDLILAASVAAPVRPAPDDQPAATCARVWKLLSPESLAQGELSHLFPSPQAVRQARWFAGHPRYSPSDKIPPFVLHHHLYHLSAMEWAASTMELMAISAKNIALLAHHRWYQQLEKVDQDILSQGQKVEL